A single region of the Sciurus carolinensis chromosome 16, mSciCar1.2, whole genome shotgun sequence genome encodes:
- the LOC124966944 gene encoding LOW QUALITY PROTEIN: leukocyte immunoglobulin-like receptor subfamily A member 6 (The sequence of the model RefSeq protein was modified relative to this genomic sequence to represent the inferred CDS: inserted 1 base in 1 codon; substituted 1 base at 1 genomic stop codon): protein MTSSICRARTWAGDAVTPTLTALLCLGLSLGPGIRGQQGTLPKPTLWAEPGSVITWGRPVTLWCEGTLETEEYHLEKDGSSVPWDRQIPQKTRNKTKFPIPTVTXHHAGRYQCYYHSPAGWSEHSDPLELVVTGSYIKTWLSALPSPVVTSGGNVTLQCGSGLEYGRFVLTKEGGHKLTWTLDSQLTPGRWLSLFSLDPVTHTHGGTYRCYGSSSHNGFLWSQPSNPLELQVTGVDRQPSLTAQPGSLLLSGDSVTLQCHSGSSFDRFALVKDSEPTVPPHLDGQHSPVFPLGPVGHSQGGRYRCYGGHSLSSTWSAPSAPLDILVAGMYQKPSLRAHPGPSVAWGQNVTLQCLSEVGLDTFLLSKEGSGAPPQRRPGQKRTAPSQASFSLSAVTLVHGGTYRCYGSNSDHPYLLSQPSEPLELVVAGSPAQDYTVGNLIRMAMAALVLVVLGILLFQAQYDQRGXPRCSQEVNSREQAAPRVQSGR from the exons ATGACCTCCTCCATCTGCAGAGCCAGGACCTGGGCAGGAGATGCCGTGACCCCCACCCTCACGGCTCTGCTCTGCCTTG GGCTGAGTCTGGGCCCCGGGATCCGAGGGCAGCAAG GGACCCTCCCCAAGCCCACCCTGTGGGCTGAGCCAGGATCTGTGATCACCTGGGGGAGGCCAGTGACCCTCTGGTGTGAGGGGACCCTGGAGACCGAGGAGTACCATCTGGAGAAAGATGGAAGCTCAGTGCCCTGGGACAGACAGATCCCACAGAAGACCAGGAACAAGACCAAGTTCCCCATCCCAACCGTGACATAGCACCATGCAGGGCGATATCAATGCTACTATCACAGCCCTGCTGGCTGGTCAGAGCACAGTGACCCCCTGGAGCTGGTGGTGACAG GATCCTACATCAAAACCTGGctctcagccctgcccagccctgtggtGACCTCAGGAGGGAACGTGACCCTCCAGTGTGGCTCAGGGCTGGAATATGGCAGGTTTGTTCTCACTAAGGAAGGAGGACACAAGCTCACCTGGACCCTGGACTCACAGCTGACCCCA GGGAGGTGGCTCAGCCTGTTCTCCCTGGACCCCGTGACCCACACCCACGGGGGCACCTACAGGTGCTACGGCTCCTCCAGCCACAATGGCTTCCTGTGGTCACAGCCCAGCAACCCCCTGGAGCTCCAGGTCACAG GTGTGGACAGGCAACCCTCCCTCACAGCCCAGCCCGGCTCGCTGCTGCTCTCTGGGGACAGCGTGACCCTCCAGTGTCACTCGGGGTCCAGCTTCGACAGATTTGCTCTGGTCAAGGACTCAGAGCCCACAGTGCCCCCGCACCTTGATGGGCAGCACAGTCCCGTCTTCCCCCTGGGCCCCGTGGGTCACTCCCAGGGGGGCAGATACAGATGCTATGGGGGACACAGCCTCTCCTCCACGTGGTCAGCCCCCAGCGCTCCCCTGGACATCCTGGTAGCAG GAATGTACCAGAAACCTTCCCTGAGGGCCCACCCAGGGCCATCAGTGGCCTGGGGGCAGAATGTGACCCTGCAGTGTCTTTCTGAGGTCGGGCTTGACACCTTCCTCCTGTCCAAGGAGGGGTCAGGGGCTCCTCCCCAGCGCCGCCCCGGGCAGAAGAGGACTGCGCCTTCTCAAGCCAGCTTCTCGCTGAGTGCTGTGACCTTGGTCCACGGGGGCACCTACAGGTGCTACGGCTCAAACAGTGACCACCCCTACCTGCTGTCCCAGCCCAGTGAGCCCCTGGAGCTCGTGGTGGCAG GCTCCCCTGCCCAGGATTACACAGTGGGGAACCTCATCCGGATGGCCATGGCTGCCTTGGTCCTGGTGGTCCTCGGGATCCTGCTGTTTCAGGCTCAGTATGACCAGAGAG ACCCAAGATGCAGCCAGGAGGTGAACAGCAGAGAACAGGCAgcacccagagtgcagagtgggAGATGA